The following DNA comes from Halobacillus litoralis.
GAAAGCTGGTGCCCAGCCGCATGGCCATATTCTGCTGCCCTCTGTGCAACAATTCGATGAGTGGCAACAGGAGAGTGGAAATCAGATCCGTTTAGTGACAGCCGCTCCGGAAGTCGAAGGTGGTTATGGATTTTTCAGTCATCTATCAGATCAGGGGGTGACCGCTTCCATCGGTCATAGTGCGGCAACTTTTGATGAAGCAAACAGAGCTGTCGATCATGGAGCGAGCCATGTCACTCATCTATTCAATCAAATGAGCGGGTTCCATCATCGGGAGCCCGGTATAGTCGGGGCTGCATTTAATAACAAGAAGCTGAAGGTAGAGATGATTGTTGATCATATTCATGTTCATCATAAGGCTATCGAAACAGCTTATCAGTTGATCGGCTCTGAACGGACGGTATTGATCACAGATGCTATGCGTGCGAAGTGTCTTCCTGAGGGAACTTATGATCTTGGAGGCCAGCCCGTCGTAGTTCAAGGGAAAGAAGCACGACTATCCGATGGAACCCTTGCTGGCAGTATCCTTAGGTTAGAAGAAGCAGCTTATAATATGAAAACAGCAATGGGACTTGGCTGGCAGGAATTTGTGAGAATCACTTCAACCAATGCAGCAGAGCAAACAGGATTTCTCGATCGTAAAGGCACAATAGCCACGGGGAAAGACGCCGACCTTGTGCTACTAGATGAAAAAGCACAGGTCATGATGACTATTTGTAGTGGTATGATCGCTTTTGATGGGAGGAATTAAGATGGAAGTGATAATCGTTAATGATTATGAACAGCTGAGCCAGCGTGCGTGCGACATAATCGTTGAACAAGTCCATATGAACCCTGAGTCTGTGCTGGGACTTGCCACGGGAGGCACTCCGCTCGGAACCTATCGTGAACTTGTTCAGGCTAATGGGAATGGGAAAATCGACTTCAAGCATGTTTCGACACTGAATTTAGACGAATATATCGGTCTGGACTCTTCTCATCCTCAAAGTTATCGCCAGTTCATGAAAAGAGAACTGTTCGATGCCATTAATATTTCAGAAACGCGCACTTATATACCTGATGGCCGGCCAGATGATCTGGAAGAAGAGTGCAGACGATACGAAGCATTGATTGAGGCAATCGGGCCTCCAGATTTGCAACTGCTGGGCATCGGTGAAAATGGCCATATCGGATTCAATGAGCCAGGAAGTGACATGGATGGGGAAACCCATATCGTCGAGTTGACTGAATCCACCAGAGCTGCCAATGCTCGTTTTTTTGACAAGGATGAAGATGTACCGGCCCATGCCATTACTATGGGGATTCGGTCCATATTAAAAAGTAAACGGATATTACTGCTTGCTTCCGGAGAAAGAAAAGCTCGTGCTATCAAGCGTTTGCTGCAAGGGGAAGAGGATGCGAACTTCCCTGCGTCAGCTCTTTTGGCCCACCCCCATGTTACACTGGTCATGGATCAAGCAGCTTATGGAATGAAAGGGGAAACAGATGCTGGATAAAAAATCGCCACTGCCGATGTATTATCAAATTGAAGAAGATATCAAACAGAAGATTGATTCAGCCATTTATTCTGAAAGAGAAACCATTCCTTCTGAGCGTGAACTGAGTGAGCAGTATGAAGTCAGTCGGATGACAGTAAGACAGGCTGTCACCAACCTCGTTAATGAGGGTTACTTGTACAGGGAAAAAGGCAAAGGGACTTTTGTAGCTGAGAAAAAAATCGAACAGCCACTCCAGGGGATGACAAGTTTTACTGAAGATATGAAACAAAGAGGAATGAATTCAAGCAGCAAACTTCTCGATTTCACGATCATTCCTCCCCCTGCTGATATAAAAAGAAAGCTCTCCCTCGAGGAGGAAAGGCAAGTTTACGAAATTCATCGAATCCGTTATGCCGATCACCAGCCGATGGCAGTGGAACGCACGTTCATACCGGTAGCTCTAGTTCCAGGGATGCAGGAGAAGGATGTCTATGGATCAATCTATGAATATATTGAAAAAAATCATGATTATACGATTCATAAAGCGACCCAGATGATTGAAGCTACCATTGCTGACGAGGAACAAGCAGAGCTTTTGGATATCGTGCCTGCTGCAGCTATCCTGCACATTGAGCGTACGAGCCTCCTGCAGGATGGAACACCATTTGAAGTCGTAAAATCATCGTACCGTGCAGACAGGTATAAATTCATTAGTGAAATCCACCGTTCTTAAGGGGAAATGCCATGAGTTACTTATCAAAAATCACCCAACACTTAAAGAGGCTGGATGAACATTCAGGGGTCCGCCCTATCAGCAGGCAAGTGGCAGGAAGATTGAATGATGGAGGAATCATCCACCTGTTCGGGTGTGGCCATTCAAGTCTACTTGCTCAAGATGTCTATTACCGAGCAGGAGGTCTTGTTCCTGTTCGGCCGATTTTGATAGAGCCTTTGATGCTGCATCAAGGCGCTTATCAATCTACACTGAATGAAAGGACGGCAGGCTTTGTCTATCCCTATCTGGCAAAAGAGGATATCAGGGAAGAAGATGTCGTTATCGTTCTCTCGACATCCGGCCGGAATCCCGCACCGATAGATGTGGCATTATATGGGAAAGCACAAGGTGCCATGGTCATCTCTGTCCAATCTCTTGAATATTCAGCTACCCAGGTTTCTAAACATCCGTCGCAGAAACGTCTGGAAGCGGTTGTTGATTTTGTAATGGATACTAAGGTCCCTGTAGGTGATGCGATAGAAGTGCGAGAAGGGTTGGAGACACATTTTTCTCCGTTATCTTCGGTAGTGGGAACGGCCTTATTGCATGATTTGATGACAAAGGTGATTGAAGCTTTCTGGGAAGACGGGATCGACGCCCCTGTTTTCAAAAGCGGAAATGTTGATGGCGCAGATGAGCATAATAGGCAAATGATGGAACTGTACAAAGACAGAATCACATTTTGACTTATTGTTGTTTTCATTCTCATTCTCCGGTAAAATACCAACAGTCTAAAAGTCAGAAATATAAAGGTGTCGCAAACTATGAAGCATATCATTATTGGAGCGGGGATTCTCGGTGCATCGACAGCTTATCATCTATCTAAAGCAGGTGAGCAAGTCGTTATCATTGACAGACAGGAACCTGCCCAGGCAACACGTAATGCCGCGGGGATCGTTTGTCCATGGCTGACGAACCGCAGCAATAAAGCATGGTATCAGCTGGTTCTTCGTGGAGCGAAGTATTACCCGCAGCTTATCGAGGAATTAGAGCGAAACGGTGAAAGGGACACCGGCTTTGATCAGGTCGGAGCCATCAACATCTTTGATACAGAAGAAAAATTGGACCGGAAAATGGAAGTGGCTTTAAAAAGAAAAGCGGATGCCCCTGAGATGGGTGTAATCAGGAAACTGTCTCCGGAAAAAACCAAAAGTCTTTTTCCGCCTGTATCTGATCAATATGGAGCTGTACATATCGGAGGTGCAGCCAGGGTGAATGGCAGGGCTGTTGCCCAATCACTATTGAATGCGGCTCAAAAAAACGGAGCAGAGTTGATCGGAGGCAGTGCCCGTTTTTTATATAAGCACGAAGCCGTCCATGGAGTGATCGTGAATGAAGTTGAATATCACTCAGATCAAGTGATTGTAACAAACGGTGCTTGGACGAATGAGCTATTTGCCCCTCTCGGATTGAATACAAATGTATCCTTTGAGAAAGCACAGATTCTCCATTTACAAATGGATGGCGTAGATACCAGCCAATGGCCTGTCATGCTGCCACCGTTCAACCACTATATGCTCACCTTTGGTAAAGGGAAGATCGTCGTTGGCGCAACAAAAGAAGAAGGAGACCTGTCAGACGACCGGGTCACGATGGGGTCTGTTCACCAATTGATGGATAAAGCGTTGAGAGTCGCCCCGGGGCTTGCGGATGCGAGCTATATCGAAACGAAGGTCGGTTTTCGTCCGTTCACACCAGGATCCCTTCCTGTCATCGGCAGGGTAGCGGGATTGGACAATGTTCTCGTGGCGAATGGACTCGGCGCATCCGGCCTTACAAGTGGTCCCTATGTAGGGCGAGAAGTAGCTAAGCTTGCAAGAGACCAAAAAACAGAAATCGATCTTGACGTATATAGCACAGAATCCTTATTTTCATAAAAAACGGTCTCCTTTCTGGATTTCTACTGAAGAACTTTAACTTTCTTTGGTTTGCATCAAATAAAGAAGCCGAGTAGGACGATTTTATCGTTCAACTCGGCTTCTTTATTCTCAATTCCGATCAGACATCCGGACTTTACTCTTCCATGTGCTATAGTATTCGCTTTGTATTGAAGGTGAATATTACTACCGTTTCATTTACATGCTGAATGATTTTTTATAAATCAAAAAAGTCACTTATTTTTGATGGACCTCGTTGATTCCACTATGAGCGTTCGGTGGTGACGCCTGCGGGAACAGCGCGAGCCGAAGATCCACTTGGTCAAGTGATCTTCTTGACCAAGTTAGCTGAGGCCGTGCCCGCGGCAAGCATCCACCGACAAGCGATTCGTGAGAAGCAACAACAAACTTTAACAGCTCCTCTGGAATGAAAAATTTTTCCGTCGCCTGACCTGGTGCATGAAAGGTTACCATAAAGGTTCTTCCTCATTTGATAACCGTAATACAAATGGGGTGATCGAAAAAAACAGCCCCATCAACAGGACATAAATCATTAAGACGAATCCAAACAAGGGTTCAAGTGAAAAAAATAATTGTGCGACCATTGTGATGATTGGTGCAAGGATTATTGGAATCAAAGCAACAAGAGACCCTTTCTTCATCGAGTCCTGGCTTTGGTATTGCATCTCCCTGCAATAAGGGCATTTCATTTTTCGGCTGAAGCGGAACAAACTTTTAACGGACTGTTTCCAGGACCATTTATTTCCACAACTTTGACAAATCGGCATGGATTCTCCCTCCTCTACTCTATAAAATACGAACAGAAAATGGAAAAGGTTTCAAAAAAAGCTGCGGCATATTTGCCGCAGCTATTAGTTTTATTCAGCTTTTTGTACTTCTTCTTCGCTCTGTTTTTCTTCCTGCTCATCAGGCGGATAGGTACGTCTAACAAAAAATGCAAGGAAAATTCCAACCAATGATATAGCGGTAACGACAAAGAACGCAATATTTACGCCGTGAATGTCAGGGTGGGCGATGGCACTGTTACTCTCGGCGTTTTGAGCGGTGGTCGTCATGACGGTTACTAATATGGCCGTCCCGACAGATGCTGCTACCATCCGCATTGTATTGCTCATCGCAGCACCATGTGGGATCAATTTCTTAGGTAACTGGTTGAGTCCTGCTGTAGTGACAGGCATCATCACCATTGAAAGACCGAACATCCGAATGGCGTATAAGACCGTGATACTTGTGAATGTCGTTTCAATATCCAAAAAGGAAAATGCAAGCGACGCCCCCGTAATGATGGTGAGACCTACAGTAGCTAAGAGACGAGCTCCTATTTTGTCAAAGATCCTCCCTGTAATGGGTGACATGAATGCTGTAATAACCGCACCAGGGAGCAATGCAAGGCCAGATTCAAACGCAGAAAATTCCCTCATGTTCTGCATATATAAAGGAATTAAAGTTTCAGCCCCGATCAGACCTAAGAAGGTGATCATGGCAATTATGGTTGTAATTGCAAATACGGGGTATTTGAAAACACGGAATTCCAGCATCGGATGGCGCATACGCAACTGCCGTAATATGAAAATGGTTAAAGTGATACATCCGATGAATAATACGGTGATCGTGTCAGTACTTGCCCATCCCTGGTTTCCGGCAAGGGTGAAACCATATAACAGCCCACCGAATCCCACTGAAGACAGAATGATGGAAATCGGATCGACTTTAGGATAGGAGAGCTCTGTTACGTTTCTAAGAATGAAATGGGCTAATACCATTATTGAAAGCGCTAAAGGGAGAACTAACCAAAATAAAAATCTCCATGAATAATCCTCTGTAATCCACCCGGATAGAGCAGGACCGATCGCAGGGGCGAAAGAGATGACAAGACCGATGTATCCCATGGCTGTCCCTCTTTTATTAACAGGAAAAATCATAAGAAAAACTGTCTGCATCAACGGAAGCATGACGCCAGCACCCGCTGACTGTACGACACGACCGATTAACAGAGAAGGGAAATTGGGAGCGATTCCACCTAAAACCGTTCCGACTGCAAAAATTCCCATGGCGGATAAAAATAATTGCCGTGTCGTAAACCGTTCAATTAAAAATGCACTGACAGGTATCATGATGCCGTTGACTAACATAAAGACTGTCGTCAGCCATTGGGCGGAGTTGGCTGAAACGTTCATTTCCTCCATAATCGGAGGGATAGCCGTGATCATCAATGTCTGATTCAGTATCGTTATAAAGGAGCCCGCAAGTAAAAGGGCTGCCATAAGTACTTTGTTATAAGGTTGTGTAGTCATCACGTTTTCCTCCTATGAATCAACTAATCTAACATTATACGCCTGTTCAGCAGGAGGAAACAACAATTAAGCTTTATAATTCACAATAATAATGTTATGTAAATTATAAGTGTATAAAGCACACTCCATGTTCATAAATAACATCAAAAACCTTGGGGATGGTGGAAAGAATGGATGGCTTCCTCGTAATCATTTAACAGGCTTGTAAACACTTGATCCCAAGTCTGCAGTAATGCATAACTTCTCGCAGCTTTACTCATGCGGCAGAGGCGCTGAGGATCCTCGATCAATTGAGAGATAGCCTGTACAAAATCAGCAGGATCCCCAGGTTCGCAAAACACGCCCGTGTGGTTTTCTGTGACGATTTCCTGCACGCCTCCAGCCCTAGCCACAATAGCAGGGGTTCCACATGCAAGTGCCTCAAGGACGACGTTTCCAAACGTTTCAGTCTGGGAAGGGAAGACGAACAAAGAAGAACTTGCATACATTTGGGTGAGCATCTTCCCGTCAAGATATCCGGTGAATGTCATGTTTTCTGGTGCGTTTTGACGGAGCTTTTCATACATCGGTCCATTTCCGACCATGAGCCAATGCACCTTTTCACTTATCCGTGCAGGAAGAGATTTTGCTGACTCCATTAGCACATCCAGTCCTTTTTCGGGAGCGAACCGACCTACATATATCAATAAATGGCGAGCTTGTATATTGAATTTCTTTTTCACCCATTCTGCTTGGACATTCGGGTGAAAGAGTTCATGATCGACGCCTCGACTCCACAAGCTTATGTTGGAAAAACCACGCTGCTCAAGCTCCTGTTTAGTTGAAAGTGAGGGGACGAATATCTTTTGCAATGGTCGATGAAACCAGCGCATGAATTTCCACATCCCTG
Coding sequences within:
- the nagB gene encoding glucosamine-6-phosphate deaminase gives rise to the protein MEVIIVNDYEQLSQRACDIIVEQVHMNPESVLGLATGGTPLGTYRELVQANGNGKIDFKHVSTLNLDEYIGLDSSHPQSYRQFMKRELFDAINISETRTYIPDGRPDDLEEECRRYEALIEAIGPPDLQLLGIGENGHIGFNEPGSDMDGETHIVELTESTRAANARFFDKDEDVPAHAITMGIRSILKSKRILLLASGERKARAIKRLLQGEEDANFPASALLAHPHVTLVMDQAAYGMKGETDAG
- a CDS encoding GntR family transcriptional regulator, producing the protein MLDKKSPLPMYYQIEEDIKQKIDSAIYSERETIPSERELSEQYEVSRMTVRQAVTNLVNEGYLYREKGKGTFVAEKKIEQPLQGMTSFTEDMKQRGMNSSSKLLDFTIIPPPADIKRKLSLEEERQVYEIHRIRYADHQPMAVERTFIPVALVPGMQEKDVYGSIYEYIEKNHDYTIHKATQMIEATIADEEQAELLDIVPAAAILHIERTSLLQDGTPFEVVKSSYRADRYKFISEIHRS
- a CDS encoding SIS domain-containing protein, translated to MSYLSKITQHLKRLDEHSGVRPISRQVAGRLNDGGIIHLFGCGHSSLLAQDVYYRAGGLVPVRPILIEPLMLHQGAYQSTLNERTAGFVYPYLAKEDIREEDVVIVLSTSGRNPAPIDVALYGKAQGAMVISVQSLEYSATQVSKHPSQKRLEAVVDFVMDTKVPVGDAIEVREGLETHFSPLSSVVGTALLHDLMTKVIEAFWEDGIDAPVFKSGNVDGADEHNRQMMELYKDRITF
- a CDS encoding NAD(P)/FAD-dependent oxidoreductase, producing MKHIIIGAGILGASTAYHLSKAGEQVVIIDRQEPAQATRNAAGIVCPWLTNRSNKAWYQLVLRGAKYYPQLIEELERNGERDTGFDQVGAINIFDTEEKLDRKMEVALKRKADAPEMGVIRKLSPEKTKSLFPPVSDQYGAVHIGGAARVNGRAVAQSLLNAAQKNGAELIGGSARFLYKHEAVHGVIVNEVEYHSDQVIVTNGAWTNELFAPLGLNTNVSFEKAQILHLQMDGVDTSQWPVMLPPFNHYMLTFGKGKIVVGATKEEGDLSDDRVTMGSVHQLMDKALRVAPGLADASYIETKVGFRPFTPGSLPVIGRVAGLDNVLVANGLGASGLTSGPYVGREVAKLARDQKTEIDLDVYSTESLFS
- a CDS encoding TIGR04104 family putative zinc finger protein, translating into MPICQSCGNKWSWKQSVKSLFRFSRKMKCPYCREMQYQSQDSMKKGSLVALIPIILAPIITMVAQLFFSLEPLFGFVLMIYVLLMGLFFSITPFVLRLSNEEEPLW
- a CDS encoding DHA2 family efflux MFS transporter permease subunit, coding for MTTQPYNKVLMAALLLAGSFITILNQTLMITAIPPIMEEMNVSANSAQWLTTVFMLVNGIMIPVSAFLIERFTTRQLFLSAMGIFAVGTVLGGIAPNFPSLLIGRVVQSAGAGVMLPLMQTVFLMIFPVNKRGTAMGYIGLVISFAPAIGPALSGWITEDYSWRFLFWLVLPLALSIMVLAHFILRNVTELSYPKVDPISIILSSVGFGGLLYGFTLAGNQGWASTDTITVLFIGCITLTIFILRQLRMRHPMLEFRVFKYPVFAITTIIAMITFLGLIGAETLIPLYMQNMREFSAFESGLALLPGAVITAFMSPITGRIFDKIGARLLATVGLTIITGASLAFSFLDIETTFTSITVLYAIRMFGLSMVMMPVTTAGLNQLPKKLIPHGAAMSNTMRMVAASVGTAILVTVMTTTAQNAESNSAIAHPDIHGVNIAFFVVTAISLVGIFLAFFVRRTYPPDEQEEKQSEEEVQKAE
- a CDS encoding glycosyltransferase family 4 protein gives rise to the protein MKVAIFTDTFVPQVNGVARTLKRLTDFFDKNQISYRVFAPSTKNILPQSASVHRLKSMPFWLYPEHRLAFPNLHRIKMEIERFQPDLLHIATPFNIGLTGVYYGQKMNIPLVGSYHTHFNQYLDYYKLPFLSSGMWKFMRWFHRPLQKIFVPSLSTKQELEQRGFSNISLWSRGVDHELFHPNVQAEWVKKKFNIQARHLLIYVGRFAPEKGLDVLMESAKSLPARISEKVHWLMVGNGPMYEKLRQNAPENMTFTGYLDGKMLTQMYASSSLFVFPSQTETFGNVVLEALACGTPAIVARAGGVQEIVTENHTGVFCEPGDPADFVQAISQLIEDPQRLCRMSKAARSYALLQTWDQVFTSLLNDYEEAIHSFHHPQGF